The following is a genomic window from Hydrogenobaculum sp. Y04AAS1.
CCGGTTATTTGTCCTGCAAAAAGTATGTTTGGATTTTTTCTTAATTCAAGAGTTGGTTTTAAAAGTTTGTTGGATTGTAAGAATGTGTTTCTATGCATCGAGCCAAGCCTTGAGAAAACAGCATTTCTAAGGCAAGGTATAAGCCTGAACACTCTTACTTGTTCTTTATAGGTAAGTTTTGTTTGAAATCCCACCAAAGAAAGGGCTTCTCCTTCTTTTGTTTCTTTTCTTAGCTGTACTATTGCATATACGTCTTTTGATATGTGGTGTTTTAGACCTTTTGGGCTCATTGGTCCAAAAACAAGTGTTTCATAACCCCTTGATGCTATCTCTTCTATGGGAAGACATCCTTCAAAGTGCACCACTCTTTCAAAATCTTTGGTTGGTACTTTTTCTGCTTTTAAAAGCTCATTATAAAATATATCGTACTCTTCTTTGGTCATCGTACAGTTAAAATAATCATCTCCTTTGTCATATCTAGAACCCCAAAATCCCTTTGAAAAGTCAACGCTTGAAGCTTCTACGATTGGAGCTATCGCATCGTAAAAGTAAAGATAATCATCTGTTATAAGATTCTTTAAGTATTTTGAAAACTTTTCTGAAGTAAGAGGCCCTGTGGCTACTATGTTTAGCTCGTTTTCATTTAGGCTTTCTACTTCTTCTCTTACAACTTCTATATTTGGATGAGACAATATCGTTTTTGTTATAAAATCTGAAAACTCGTTTCTATCTACCGCCAAAGCGCTTCCGGCTTTGACATAAGAGTGTTTTGCAGCTTTTATAACAAGGGAGTTTAAAAGTTCCATCTCTTTTTTTAGAAGGCCTGCCCCAGTGGTTATTTCAAAACTTCCAAGGGTGTTGCTACAAACAAGCTCTCCAAATTTATCCGTTTTGTGAGCCTCTGTAGTAGTTATTGGTCTAGTTTGCGTAGCATTTCTTACATCGTGTGTTCCTGTTTTTTCATCTTGCCGAGAAGTAAAATGCGATGTTATTGGTCTCATTTCAAACATTCTAACTTTTATACCTTTGTTTGCTAAAAAATAAGCCGCTTCTGAACCAGCAAGCCCTGCTCCTATGACGTTTACTTTCATGTTAATATTTTATGATAAAATAGTTGCTGTGAATGGTTTTTTAGATTTAAAAGCTTCAAAAGTGTTTAAACAATTTATAGTGTTTGCAGAAGAGATATTAAGTGAAAAAGGATATAGTTTTATAAAGCTTCCAATGTTTGATAGCTTTTATAATCAAATGAGAACCACCACCAACTACAATGAACTTATCACCATAAGGTCTTCAAAAGAGGTGTTTGTTTTAAGAAAAGACATGACTTATCAAGTGGCAAGCTATATAGCCTCTTTGAAAGAAAGAGCTTTACCTATAAGGATATATTATGAAGGTGAAGTGTTTTCTTGGGAAAATGAAATAAAATCCGATTATCAGCTTGGTTTAGAATACATAGGATACGATAAAGACGATGGGATATTTGAAGTAATTGATATTATATATAAGCTTTTAGCATTTTTTAACAACGATATTTTCATTTATATAAACGATGAAGCTATACTAAAGGAGCTTCTGTCAAAGTTTGATGATAAACATAAAGAAGATGTAAAATACGCTCTTACATCAAAAAATCTAAATACACTTTATAAATATGACCTTGATTGGATGCTTTTGGAAGATGAAAATGTACTTTTTGAAAAACTCAATGCTTTGAACATTGATGGTGTTAGGCTCCGGAATGTTTTTTATATTTTAAAAAATAAGTCTTTAAACGTAAGGCTTGATATATCAGAGTTAAAATCTATCCCTTACTACGATGGTATAACGTTTTCTTTCTATTCGCCAAACCATCCTTTTGCAATAGCCTCTGGTGGTGAATATCAGATTTTAAAAAACGTTTATAATTTAGACATAAAAGCTTGCGGTGGTGCTATATATCTTTCTTCCATATTGGAGAAAATATAATTACCTAGATATTGGTACGGTTAGATGCTCTAAGTTAAATACGTTAAAAGTCAAAAGAACATAATTTATATATTGATTTCTTGTACCATCAAAGTACTCTTGAAAAGATAACGATAAAGAATAACATTCTCCGTTGTAGGTTAGGTTTAGATACCTAGATACATCGTGTCCACTTATATCATCATGGATTATGCCACCGTTTACGTTAAAAGTTTTGTAAGTATAAGATGCGCCGTAGCTTTGCTGATTTAGTGTATATTTTCTGTTTATATCTTTTGCCGTGCTGTCACCAAGGTAAAAGTTGAACTTTTTAAAATTTATGTTTATATATTGGTTTTCTTCTGGAAATTCATTTTTGTTAAAATCATAAAAACTATCTATGGTATAAGACAAATTTTGAAAAGGTCTAAATGTTATTGTGGTCCTAAGAGGTAATAGCGGTTTATGCACTATGAGGTTTGAAGTTTGATAACTAGCGGATGTAACAAAGGAGTTAAGTGAACTAAGATATGTGGGAAAAGCATACTCTTTTAAAAATGTATAGCCATCTTCTAAATATACGTTTGCAAAGTTATAACCGTTGTAAGTAAAAGCGTTGTTTATTTTAAAATCTAAATAATTTTGGTTTGACTGGTAATCTTTGTAATCAAATATTGGGTTGTTGGTATTGTTGAAGGGTTGATAGTTGTAAGATAACTCGTAAAAGTTGTTTATATTTAGGCTTTTAATATGAAAATTTTTGCTAAAAAACGTTTTGTTTTGAAATAGAACTTGATATGCTGAGGATTTGTAGCCACTTTGATTTAAGGCTATATACTTTGTACCTAAGAAGTTTATATTGGTACTGTTGGTAAAAGGTCCAAAGCTAAGGGTTTTTGTTAGGTTTGGATTTACAATAAGCCTATCTCCTTTTAGTCCATCTTCTCTGTAAAAATACGTGTTTTGAGCACTTATGTTGTAGTAGATGTTATCAAAAAGAGGATGGTTTTTCCATAAAAAATCTATTTCTGGAAGCCTTTGGAGTGTATAGGCATTTGTGTTTGATGTAGTATCGTAAAAAAAGTGAAAACTTACATCTGCAAAAAAGTCTTTCGTATTTTTGCTGTAGTTTACATAAGAACTAAGGTATGGTATGGTCCTTTGATTGGTTCTAAAATACATGTCCTGCATAAAGTAAGGATCTGATATAGTATCTAGCTTGAAATCAATACCGTCGTATCTTCCAAAGATGTCTAACCTGTATCTGTTGGACCTAAATGTTGATAAATTTCTACCATACCACCATTCTCCCGGTGTAGAAGGCTCTTTAAAGTAGTATGTGTTGAAATTTATATAATCTTTTTTTGTAAAAGCCTGTCGATATTGGAAAGAGAGTCCTTCACCTTCGTTGTTTCTGTATTCCGGGGTTATTGTCATGTCTTTATCTTGGGATAGTGCAAAATATATGGGCTGTTGATATATAAATGCATTGTAGGTGTTTGAGCCTATAAGAGGTGGAAGCAAGCCGCTCCTTCTTTTACCCACAGGGAATATGGCGTAAGGTATATAAAGAATAGGTAGTTTTTTGTAAGCTAAAATGTTTGAATTTGCATATACGTATTTGTTGGTTACTTTTGCACTGAAAACGCAAAGACGCAACTTTTTATCCTTTAATTTTTTATCTATTTTACAAGTGCTTACCACTCCTTTTTTTATAAAATATACTTTATCATCTTTTATTATTTTATCAGCTACAAAGTATATGTTGTGAAATTTTCCGTAAGCGTCTAAAAAGTATCCTTGCTTTGTTGACAGGTTTAGTTCTCCCATTTTACCGTAAACGTTTTCCTGATTTACAACGTTGATAAGATGCACATGCCCAATCAAAGTTATAGTTTTTGAGTTTTTATCGTATATGGCTTTATCACAGTATATCGTATAATCTTCGTAGTATATCACCACATCTTTTTTTGCTATCACTTGGTTGTTTGGTTCTTTTATCAAAATATCCGATAGTATCTTTACAGGCTCAGTTCCGTATGATAAAGCTACTATTAAAAACAAAAAAACTAAGATTCTAAACTTAATAATATCTCCTCCGTTTCTTTTAGAGAGCTTACTATGAAGTCTGGTCTAAAATCGGTTTTTTCTAAATCTTCTTTTTTATATTTACCAGTGGTAATAAATATAGTTTTTATGCCAAGAGCTTTAGCTCCTATCAAGTCTGTATAAAAATCATCGCTTATTATTACACTATCTTTGTATTCATCGTTGTTTAAAGCTTTTGATAAAAATAGTTCTGACGGTTTTCCTAAGTTTGGTATATCTTCCTTGTAATCTGTGGCATTTGCTATCATAAAAGCCAAAGAACCAGAACCTTGAAAATAAAGCCCGTCAGAGTCCTTTACGATTTTGCTATGATTTATAGGTATTATTTTTGCTTTGTTTAAAAATACTGCTGATATTGCTTTTTTTAACTTTTCAAAGCTTAGCTGTTTGTCTTGACCTATGATTACACTTTCTACATCTATATCGTTTTTTACCTCTACAAATTTTGATAAATAAGCTTTTAAGTGGTCTGTACCTATTACAAAACAAGAAGATATGCCTTTTTCTTTAAGATAATCTGGTAGTATTTTTAAAGGTGTTAGAATATCTTTATCTTCAACGTTTAATCCTTTTTCGTTTAATATTTTCACTAGTTCTTCTGGTGGTTTTGTGGAGTTGTTTGATAATATTTTGAAGTTTTTGGTTTTTAAAAAGCTTAAAAATGCTTTTGAATCTTCAAAAAGGTTGAACTCTTTATCTTTTACCAATACACCATCTAAATCCACTAGTATTTTCATAGAAAATAGTTTACAATGTTTTTATGGAACTTGTGGATATTTTTTATAAGAGAGCTATAATGTTTTGGAAAAGTTTTTTAGGTTTAATAATAATATCTTATATAGCGCTTTTGTTGTCTTACTTTATAATAAGACTGCCTATAAAACTTCCTTTTGAAATTAGGTTTTATTTGATTGGAGGGGAGGTATTTTTGGGTATCATAGTGTTTTTCTTATCTTATTTTGTTAAAAAGCAATACATACCTGTATCGATTCATGAGCCTTATTGGAGTTATAAAGCTATAAAAGGTTATTTTTGGCCTTATGCGATAGCTTCTGCTCCTTTTTTGTTCGCTGGGATATTTTATCTTTTGGTGGCTGATTTAATAAGTTTAAGCGTAGGGTTTTTTATAAGCTTTTTTCTTATTTTTTATCAAAAGCCCAAAAAAGGTGATATAATATACTAACATCAAGCTGGAGGTTTTTAATATGGATAGAAAAGCTGTTGAAGAAAAGTTATACAAAGAAGATCGCCATTATAGGCATTTGAAGGACAAACATGATGAATTGGACAAAGAAATAATGAAAATGGAAAAGCACCGTCCTATGACTTCTGATTTGGAACTTCAGATAGAGGCTATCAAAAAAGAAAGGCTTAAGTTAAAAGACGAAATGGAGTTAATTGTTGTAGAATATATGAAAAAGCATGGAGAAGTAGCATGATTATAAAAGGTAAAATATGGAAGTTTAAAGATAATATAGATACAGATCAGATTATACCTGCAAGATATTTAAACACGTCAGACCCTTTGGAACTTGCTTCTCACGTAATGGAAGACTCTGAAAAACCAAACTTTGCGAAAGAGCATCAAGAAGGTGATATCATAGTAGCTGGTAAAAATTTTGGTTCTGGCTCTTCTAGGGAACATGCTCCTATAGCTATAAAGTATGCTGGTGTACCAGTGGTGGTGGCTAAAAGCTTTGCAAGGATATTTTTTAGAAATGCAATAAACATAGGTCTTCCGATAGTAGAGTGCAAAGAAGCTGTGGATGAAGCTGAAGATGGAGATATTTTTGAAATAGACCTTGAAAATGGTATAGTAAAAAATGTTACAAAAAACAAAACCTATTCTTCTACTAAATTTCCAGAAGAGCTTATGGCTATACTAAGAGCTGGTGGGTTGATGGAATATGCAAAATCAAGATTATCTTCTTAAGTTAAAAGAACTTATAAAAAAATATTCTCTTTTGGTAGCAGATGAACCTAAGTTTAAACTAGTTTCTGGTAAACTTAGCAGGTACTATATAGATTTAAAACAAGTTACCTTTGATCCAGAAGGCATATACATACTTGGCAACGTTTTGTATGATATGTTAAAACCTTTTGACGTTGATGCTGCAGGTGGGCTTACGCTAGGAGCCGATCCTATGGCATATGCGGTTTCAATTATATCCTTTGAAAAAGGTAACCCTATAAAACCTTTTGTAGTAAGAAAAGAGCCAAAAGATCACGGCATGGGTAAGCAAATAGAAGGTAAGCTAGAAAACGTTAAAAATGTGGCTATATTAGAAGATGTATCTACTACAGGTGGGTCTTCTTTAAAAGCTGCAAACGTTTGCAAAAACGCTTCTTTGAACGTGGTAGGTATATTTACCATCGTAGATAGAGAAGAAGGCGCCAAAGAAAATATAGAAAAGGAAGGTTTTAAATTTTATTCTGTGTTTAAATTATTTGAGCTTTTGTGAAAAAAAGACTAGATCTATTGTTGGTGGAAAAGGGCTTGGTTTCTTCTCGTGAGAAAGCTCAAGCTTTTATAATGGAGGGAAGGGTTTTTGTAAATGGTAAAGCTGTTTTAAAAGCTGGCACCCTTGTGCAAGAAGAAGATGGTATTGAGCTTTTAGGAGAAGAAAAATTTGTATCAAGAGCAGGTTATAAGCTTGAAAACGCCATAAAAGAGTTTGATGTGGATGTGTCTGAGAAAATATGCCTTGATATAGGATCTTCTACGGGTGGGTTTACGGATTGTCTTCTTCAATACGGTGCAAAATTGGTTTATGCTGTAGACGTAGGGCATCTTCAAATGCATGAAAAGCTAAGAAAAGATCCAAGGGTAATGTTGTTTGAAGATACAGACATAAGAGTTTTTAAAAAGCCAGATGATATCGATTTTGATATTGTTACTGTAGATGTGTCTTTTATCTCTCTTAAGAAGATAGGAGAGTATATTAAAAATCTTTGCTCTTATTATACAAAACTTCTTATGCTTGTAAAACCTCAATTTGAGCTTTCTCCAAAATATCTAAAAAAAGGAATAGTAAAAGATGATAGTGCTAAAATGCTTGCTTTAGAAAGTGTCATATCTCATTTTGAATCTATAGGTTTTGAGCTTTTAGCATATACAAAAGCAAGACCAAAAGGTACCAAAGGAAACGAAGAATTTTTTACTTATTTCATATTAAAGGATTATAATAAGACAAAATGAAAAACATACTTTCTTTTTTAGGTTTTTTTATAGTTGTTGTATTTGTGCTTTTAGGAGTATATGTTTATAGCGTAAGTATTGGGCTTCCGGACGTGAGAGCCTTAGAGAATTGGCATCCACCAGAAGCGTCAATGGTGTACGACTCAAACGGTAAACTTATAGGTACGATAGGAGCTCAGAATAGGATTTATGTAACAATAGACAAAATACCTAAAATAGTTCAAGATGCTTTTGTTTCTGCTGAAGATAAGACTTTTTATCACAACATAGGAATAGACCCAACAAGTATAATAAGGGCTTTAATAGTAGATTTAGAAAAGGGAAAGGCTGTAGAAGGCGGAAGCACTATAACCCAGCAACTGGCGAAAAACCTTTTCCTTACCCCTAAGAAGACAATATCTAGGAAGATAAAAGAAGCAATCCTTGCCATAGAGATAACCCATACTTTTCCCAAAAGCAAAATACTTGAAATGTATCTCAACCAGATATATTTGGGGCATGGTGCCTTTGGTGTAGAAGCTGCATCGGAAACTTACTTTGGTAAACACGTTTGGCAACTGGGCCTTGACGAAGCTGCTCTTTTGGCTGGGCTTCCTAGGGCTCCTACAAAGTATGATCCATATATAAATCCAAACTTGGCTCTTCAGAGAAGAAACTACGTTTTGTATAGAATGTATAAAGATGGCTATATTACGAAAGAAGAGTACCTTAAAGCCTCTCAGAAACCTATTGTTTTAAACAAACATACAAACCCCATCACCAATAGCGATTATTTCGTTAGTTTTTTAAAAGATTATATGTATAGAAATTTTCCCGATCTTATTTATCAAGGTGGATTAAAAATTTATACCACTTTAAATGAAACGCTTCAGCAAGCAGCGGAAAATGCTGTTAGAAACCAAATATTGTATATATCTAAACTAGAACATTATCCAGTTCTACCTTGGTCTATTACCGATACTATAGCAAAATTTAAGGCTCAAAAAATAGATCTTAAGAAATCCAGGTATTATATAGGTTTTGTTAAAAGCATAAAAAATAATCAGGCAAATATAGATATAAACGGCACAGAGGTCACCGCTAAAATTTTCCCCGGTATAAACGCTGGCGAGTACGTAATGGTAGAACTTTCACGCCCCACAAGTATGCCACGATCTACAAGTATGCCACGATCTACAAGTATGCCACGATCTACAAGTATGCCACGATCTACAAGTATGCCACGATCTACAAGTATGCCACGATCTACAAGTATGCCACGCCCCAATAACGGATTTAATGCAAAGATAATACCGCAGCTTCAATCGGCTTTGGTTAGCATGAACGTACATAATGGTGCTATATTGGCTTTGGTGGGTGGATACTCTTATCAGCTTTCTTCTTACAATAGAGCAGTTTATGCTTTAAGACAGACTGGTTCTGCTATAAAACCTATAGTTTACCTATCAGCCTTGATGAAAGGCTATACTCAGATAACCGAGATAGACGCTACGCCTCATGCTTATAAAGATCCATCTGCCCCGGGTGGATTTTGGACACCTAGAAATTATGAGGGAGAGAGTTTTACTACAATTACCTTAAGAAAAGCTTTGGCTTACAGCGTTAATACTGCGAGCGTAAATCTTTTGGCTCAGGTGGGTTTTGATCTACCAATATCTTTAGCAGCAAGGGTGGGTATAAAACTTCCTCCATATTATTCTATGGTGCTTGGTAGTACAAGCGTTACTCCGCTTCAACTTACAAACATGTTTCAAGCTTTCGCCAACTTAGGGACTTACTGTGAACCGTATTTTATAACAAAGATAGTAAACTCTCAAAACCAAGTGGTATATACAGGTCATCCAGTTTGCTACAACGTATTCCCAGCTCCTTACGATAGAGTCTTGATATCTATGTTAGAATATGTGGTAAAAGTTGGGACTGGCTATGCTGCCCATGTGTTGGGACCTTATATAGCTGGTAAGACAGGTACTACAAACCATTACGACGATGCTTGGTTTGAGGGCTTTTCCTCTGATGTGGTGACTGGTGTTTGGACTGGGTTTGATATAAGAAAAAGAATAGGCTACAATATGGCTGGTGCTGCAGCATCGCTTCCTACTTGGATAAACTATATGAAAGAAGCACTAAGCATATATCCGGAAAAGCCGTTTCCTTTGCCAGATGGGGTAGAGTATGTGGATATAGACCCAAAAACCTACTTAAGGGCTACCCCTTCTTGTCCTGGAGAACCTATACTTTTTGTAAAAGGTACAGCACCAAAAACAACTTGTCAAAACGTTTCCTTGCCGGTTCTTCAAAGTTTAAACCCAAATCAACCGCAAAGCCCCGGAAGTCCTTTGCAGCCTTTAAACAACACTCCCTCATCATCTCAACAACAGTCGTCTCAAGGCACTATATCACCTACCAAGCCTCCCGCAAACCCTAATTCAAAAAATCCAAATGGCGTATTACCTAAAATAATACAAGAGATAAACAAAGAAACTTATCAAATAGATAATGAAACGAAAAATATAAATAAGGAGTTAAACAATGCTCGCTAAGAGGATTATACCATGTCTTGATATAAAAGATGGTAGGGTAGTAAAAGGTATAAACTTTGTAGATTTGAAAGACGCTGGGGACCCAGTGGAAAATGCAATTGTTTATGAAGAGCAAAAAGCTGATGAAATAGTGTTTCTAGATATAACAGCTTCTTATGAAAAAAGAAATACGGTGATAGATTTGGCAAAAAGAGTAGCTCAAAATATCTTCACCCCTTTTACCATAGGGGGCGGCATAAGAACCTTAGATGATATAAGAAAACTTCTAGAAGCTGGAGCTGATAAAGTATCTATAAACTCAGCTGCTGTTAAAAATCCTCAACTTATCTATGAGAGTGCAAGGAAATTTGGTTCTCAGTGTATAGTTGTGGCAATAGATGCAAAACACGTGGAAGATGATACTTGGCATGTTTATATAAACGGCGGAAGATTAAATACAAACCTAGATGCTGTAGAATGGGCTAAACAAGTGGAATCTCTTGGAGCTGGTGAGATTCTTCTAACATCTATAGATAAAGATGGTACAAAATCAGGTTACGATATAAAACTAACAGATCTTATATCGAAAGCTGTAAATATACCAGTTATAGCCTCTGGTGGGGCTGGTAGAAAAGAGCATTTTTTAGAAGCTTTTAAGCTAACAGAAGCAAGCGCTTGTTTAGCGGCTTCTATATTTCACTTTAAAAAGATATCTATACCAGCGTTAAAAGCTTATTTGAAAGAAAATAACGTTCATGTTAGAATATAATTTACAAATAAAATAGGTTAGGGGTGCTATAAAAAAGTTTTTATCTTATAAAACTACGTTCTCATTGATACAAAAGCTTTTATAAACTCTTCAGCGTTTTTTAATTCGAGTTCTCTATTCCAGATTTTTAATTCTGCTCCCGATGTACTTATTATAGCAATTTTTGAAAAACCAAAGATTCTACCTAAAGGGCTTTGTTTTAACACTATGTTTGATATTTTGTCAAGGCTATAATCAATTACGTTGTTACTCCAAGTCCCATAAGCTAAGATAAGCCTTTTGTTTGTAATAAAAAGTTTTGTGGTTTTCTTTAAAACATAAGGCTTTACCAATATAGATAAGCTAAAGCTTGCTGCGTATAAAAATACCAAGAAGAATAGGCTTATATCTTTTTTGGCCAGTAATACCAATACGCTTATTATGAGACCGATTATACCTGTCAACGTGGCTGTGATGATTTCCTTTATGTATACCATCTCTCCTTCTACTATTATATGTTCATCCTCGGTTAGGTATTTTTGGATAAGCTTTTCTTTGTTTCCTACTTTTACTTTTATGGCGTTTATTGTTGTTACTAAAAGCCAATATACTAAAAGTATGCCAAAGGCCAAAGATACTATTGAATGATTTTTTTCCATAAAACAATTTTATCACATGTTATATCTCAAAGCGCTTGCTAGAAAAACTATACCAAGACTTAAAATTAAGTTTAATATACCTAGTATTCTTGTTATTTTTGCATATTTTTTAGAGTTTTTGGCTTTTGGACTAAAATAAAAATCATGAAGAACTGATATAAATACTACCAAGAAGAAAGTATGAATTTTAATTTGAAGCGTTTTCTGATACAGTGACTCCGGATGGAGTAATGAATTATAAGGTATTGATAAAAAATGCATGTTTAGAAGTCCCGTTATAAAAAGCGTCGGAAGACCTATTAGAGTACCTATGTTGCTAAATCTTTTTCCTATGTTTTGAAAAGCTTCATCTTTAAAGGGTGTTCTTCTTATATAAGGAGAAGATACAAACACCATAAATAGCATACCACCTACCCATAAGCAAGCGGATGTTATATGTATGAAGAGCACCAATATATTCATAAGTAAATGATAACTTATGTATTTGTGAAAATCTATGATATTGTATATTGTAAGAAGCTGGCGTAAAGCCAGCTATATAAGATGTTTACTTTTGTTCTTCTACATTTACTTTTATACTAGCGTATATGTCGTTGTGTAGTCTAACTTTGATGGTATATAAACCTAAGTTTTTAATGGGTGAACTTATTATTATTTGTTTTTTGTCTACGTTGAAGCCTTTTTCGTTGAGAGCTTTGGCGATGTCTGAAGTGGTTATAGCACCAAAGAGTTTACCATTTTGACCCACAGGTTTTTTAATGGTGATTTCTGCACCGTCAAGCTTTTTGGCAAGTTCTTGAGCTTGAGTTCTTATTTTCTCAAGTTTTCTGGCTTTTTGGGAAAGTATGCTTTGAATATGTTTTATATTACCTTCTGTGGCTGGTAATGCCAATTTCCTTGGTATTAGATAGTTGTTGGCAAAACCATCTTTTACCGTTATAATATCTCCAAAACTTCCACGTCCTTCCAATTCTTCTAAAAGAATTACCTTCATGATATCCTCCTTATACTACTACGTAAGGCAGTAAAGCTAGCTGTCTAGCCCTTTTTATTTCATTGGCTAACTTTCTTTGATGTTTGGCACATACGAAAGTCATTCTTCTTGGAAGAATTTTGCCATGCTCAGACATAAACTCTCTTAGTTCGTTATAGTTTTTGTAGTTTGGGTCTCTTTTTTCCATGCAAAACTTGCAAACTTTAGCTTTTTTCATCTTGGTTTCCATCATACTTCACACTCCTTTTTCAAAGTTTTTAAAATGGTACGTCATCATCGTCTTCTAAGCTTTTTTCTATATCAGACTTAATATTTTCTATACCGTTTATATCTTCATCGTTGTAAAAGCCTTCAGACAAATCTTCTTGTGCGGAAGCTTTATTTTGTGTACCTTGTGGTCTTGAGATTATCTTTATGCTTTCGGCTACTATGCTTACTTTAGACATATTTTTACCATCTTGAGAAGTCCACCTATCTTGAGCGAGCCTTCCTTCTACAAGTATCATATAACCTTTTGATATTTGTGTAGATAGTCTATCAGCCAATGCTCCATAGGCTTTTACATCAAAATAGTGCGCTTCTTCTTTCCACTCGTTGTTTACTCTGTAGTTTCTGTTGTAGGCTATAGATATATCAATTGTCTTGTTGCCAGATGGAAGTATCCTTAGCTCTGGGTCTTTTGTCAATCTACCTATCAAAATAACTTTGTTTATCATAAAATCCCCTATTTATTGCGAAACTTTTTCCTCGCTGGTTTCTTTGGATAAGATATTTAACCATCTTATAATATCTTCATTTATTTTGTAGTAAAAGTCAAGGTCGTTTGGCAGTTGCGAATTTGTAGAAAATATTTTGAAGAAGTGGTATCTTCCATGCCCAAATCCACTTATTTTATAGGCCAAATTTTTAGTACCCCAATCTTCTTCATGGACAATATTTCCACCTTTTTTGGCTATGAAGTCTTTCACTTCATTTAGCTTTGTATTGTACTCATCCTCGGTAAGTGTGGGTTTAAACACCACCACACTTTCGTACATCCTCTGTGCACGATAATGTTTTGAGCTCATACTACCTCCTTAAAATTAGTCAAAGTTTAACACTTTAAATAAATATTTTACCATAATTTGTTGTTTTAATATTATAACTTATACTATGCACTCTCATGATATTGTATAAGTTCATACACTATGAATACAGAGTGGATAAGCACGTTTCAGATACCTGTCTTTTTAAAAGACATTAATCTCACGACAAGTATGCCACGGTTCACAAGTATGCCACGCAATAAAAGTATGCCACGGTCTATGTACTTACAATGTATTGAACTTGTACATG
Proteins encoded in this region:
- a CDS encoding LPS-assembly protein LptD — protein: MFLIVALSYGTEPVKILSDILIKEPNNQVIAKKDVVIYYEDYTIYCDKAIYDKNSKTITLIGHVHLINVVNQENVYGKMGELNLSTKQGYFLDAYGKFHNIYFVADKIIKDDKVYFIKKGVVSTCKIDKKLKDKKLRLCVFSAKVTNKYVYANSNILAYKKLPILYIPYAIFPVGKRRSGLLPPLIGSNTYNAFIYQQPIYFALSQDKDMTITPEYRNNEGEGLSFQYRQAFTKKDYINFNTYYFKEPSTPGEWWYGRNLSTFRSNRYRLDIFGRYDGIDFKLDTISDPYFMQDMYFRTNQRTIPYLSSYVNYSKNTKDFFADVSFHFFYDTTSNTNAYTLQRLPEIDFLWKNHPLFDNIYYNISAQNTYFYREDGLKGDRLIVNPNLTKTLSFGPFTNSTNINFLGTKYIALNQSGYKSSAYQVLFQNKTFFSKNFHIKSLNINNFYELSYNYQPFNNTNNPIFDYKDYQSNQNYLDFKINNAFTYNGYNFANVYLEDGYTFLKEYAFPTYLSSLNSFVTSASYQTSNLIVHKPLLPLRTTITFRPFQNLSYTIDSFYDFNKNEFPEENQYININFKKFNFYLGDSTAKDINRKYTLNQQSYGASYTYKTFNVNGGIIHDDISGHDVSRYLNLTYNGECYSLSLSFQEYFDGTRNQYINYVLLTFNVFNLEHLTVPISR
- a CDS encoding YdcH family protein; the protein is MDRKAVEEKLYKEDRHYRHLKDKHDELDKEIMKMEKHRPMTSDLELQIEAIKKERLKLKDEMELIVVEYMKKHGEVA
- the pyrE gene encoding orotate phosphoribosyltransferase, yielding MQNQDYLLKLKELIKKYSLLVADEPKFKLVSGKLSRYYIDLKQVTFDPEGIYILGNVLYDMLKPFDVDAAGGLTLGADPMAYAVSIISFEKGNPIKPFVVRKEPKDHGMGKQIEGKLENVKNVAILEDVSTTGGSSLKAANVCKNASLNVVGIFTIVDREEGAKENIEKEGFKFYSVFKLFELL
- the leuD gene encoding 3-isopropylmalate dehydratase small subunit, with protein sequence MIIKGKIWKFKDNIDTDQIIPARYLNTSDPLELASHVMEDSEKPNFAKEHQEGDIIVAGKNFGSGSSREHAPIAIKYAGVPVVVAKSFARIFFRNAINIGLPIVECKEAVDEAEDGDIFEIDLENGIVKNVTKNKTYSSTKFPEELMAILRAGGLMEYAKSRLSS
- a CDS encoding ATP phosphoribosyltransferase regulatory subunit, which gives rise to MNGFLDLKASKVFKQFIVFAEEILSEKGYSFIKLPMFDSFYNQMRTTTNYNELITIRSSKEVFVLRKDMTYQVASYIASLKERALPIRIYYEGEVFSWENEIKSDYQLGLEYIGYDKDDGIFEVIDIIYKLLAFFNNDIFIYINDEAILKELLSKFDDKHKEDVKYALTSKNLNTLYKYDLDWMLLEDENVLFEKLNALNIDGVRLRNVFYILKNKSLNVRLDISELKSIPYYDGITFSFYSPNHPFAIASGGEYQILKNVYNLDIKACGGAIYLSSILEKI
- the trmFO gene encoding methylenetetrahydrofolate--tRNA-(uracil(54)-C(5))-methyltransferase (FADH(2)-oxidizing) TrmFO, coding for MKVNVIGAGLAGSEAAYFLANKGIKVRMFEMRPITSHFTSRQDEKTGTHDVRNATQTRPITTTEAHKTDKFGELVCSNTLGSFEITTGAGLLKKEMELLNSLVIKAAKHSYVKAGSALAVDRNEFSDFITKTILSHPNIEVVREEVESLNENELNIVATGPLTSEKFSKYLKNLITDDYLYFYDAIAPIVEASSVDFSKGFWGSRYDKGDDYFNCTMTKEEYDIFYNELLKAEKVPTKDFERVVHFEGCLPIEEIASRGYETLVFGPMSPKGLKHHISKDVYAIVQLRKETKEGEALSLVGFQTKLTYKEQVRVFRLIPCLRNAVFSRLGSMHRNTFLQSNKLLKPTLELRKNPNILFAGQITGVEGYSASAATGIIAGINAWLKLEGKEPTTPPKTTMLGALLDYISSKEGELQPMNPVFGLLPDIEVHKKHKKLLKAYRALFDMKKFIEHHKIYD
- a CDS encoding HAD-IIA family hydrolase; protein product: MKILVDLDGVLVKDKEFNLFEDSKAFLSFLKTKNFKILSNNSTKPPEELVKILNEKGLNVEDKDILTPLKILPDYLKEKGISSCFVIGTDHLKAYLSKFVEVKNDIDVESVIIGQDKQLSFEKLKKAISAVFLNKAKIIPINHSKIVKDSDGLYFQGSGSLAFMIANATDYKEDIPNLGKPSELFLSKALNNDEYKDSVIISDDFYTDLIGAKALGIKTIFITTGKYKKEDLEKTDFRPDFIVSSLKETEEILLSLES